One Streptomyces sp. NBC_01237 genomic region harbors:
- a CDS encoding AAA family ATPase, with the protein MSRRSAKKCEQTWAQAVTLLRQGNWAGAADGFRAAIGHDPTAADAWLGLHASGQGRDEAVDAMSAHRESFGALRAGLGMPVKSQFQIGVYVRFRLESARDLWLAGMTRLLDDGRPDEAWQVLSSAMLDCDETRFVCTRYAFLKRDWPLVLAFAEGIGDSFLRDESQLYVASALVAQQVHHEALNVLAPLPLALGEQTEFLAEVAYLRGCAYEGLGHDEQALKQYQTAFRYNPGLADVAERAKAAVRTGPAVPAESATSDGPTAPLPPAGAAAPAEAPGALTAADRAALLDEAMAQLDGMVGLAPVKRQLRTLSAQLRMAAVRRAQGLSVVSTPQHFVFAGPPGTGKTSVARIVGKVFAGLGLLERGHVVEAQRVDLVGQHLGETAIKTTRAIDSALDGVLFVDEAYALVNSGYSGGDAFGNEALQVLLKRAEDDRHRLVVVLAGYSEEIAGLLDSNPGLASRFTTRVDFPAYAADELDRIARSFLHDQGDVLAQDAAAALASCCDLAVDDGLIDRLGNGRFARELSRKAAALRDLRVFDLYGSSGTPSPAEVTTLHLGDIMDAYQELTEGVRPKA; encoded by the coding sequence GTGTCGCGACGATCCGCGAAGAAGTGCGAGCAGACCTGGGCCCAGGCCGTCACACTGCTGCGGCAGGGGAACTGGGCCGGTGCCGCCGACGGGTTCCGCGCAGCCATCGGGCATGATCCGACGGCCGCTGACGCCTGGCTGGGTCTTCACGCCAGTGGCCAGGGCCGGGACGAGGCGGTCGACGCGATGTCCGCGCACCGTGAATCGTTCGGCGCTCTGCGGGCCGGACTCGGAATGCCGGTGAAGTCCCAGTTCCAGATCGGGGTGTATGTGCGCTTCCGGCTGGAGTCGGCCCGTGATCTGTGGCTGGCGGGCATGACACGGCTGCTCGATGACGGCCGGCCGGACGAGGCGTGGCAGGTGCTGTCGTCCGCCATGCTCGACTGCGACGAGACGCGGTTCGTCTGCACGCGCTACGCGTTCCTCAAGAGGGACTGGCCGCTGGTCCTCGCCTTCGCCGAGGGCATCGGCGACAGCTTCCTGCGGGACGAGTCCCAGTTGTACGTCGCCTCGGCGCTGGTGGCGCAGCAGGTCCACCACGAAGCCCTCAACGTCCTGGCTCCGCTGCCGCTCGCGCTCGGGGAGCAGACCGAATTCCTGGCGGAGGTCGCCTATCTGCGCGGTTGCGCGTACGAGGGGCTGGGCCACGACGAGCAGGCGCTGAAGCAGTACCAGACCGCGTTCCGGTACAACCCCGGCCTCGCGGACGTCGCCGAGCGCGCGAAGGCTGCGGTGCGGACCGGACCGGCCGTCCCCGCCGAGTCCGCCACCTCCGACGGTCCCACCGCACCCCTCCCGCCCGCCGGGGCCGCCGCGCCCGCCGAGGCCCCGGGCGCCCTCACCGCCGCGGACCGGGCCGCGCTGCTGGACGAGGCGATGGCACAGCTCGACGGGATGGTGGGGCTCGCTCCGGTGAAGCGTCAGCTGCGCACCCTGTCCGCGCAGCTGCGGATGGCGGCCGTGCGCAGGGCACAAGGGCTGTCCGTCGTCTCCACGCCACAGCACTTCGTGTTCGCCGGGCCTCCCGGAACCGGGAAGACCAGCGTCGCCCGTATCGTCGGCAAGGTCTTCGCCGGGCTGGGTCTGCTCGAACGCGGCCACGTCGTCGAGGCCCAGCGCGTCGACCTGGTGGGGCAGCACCTCGGGGAGACGGCCATCAAGACCACGCGGGCCATCGACTCCGCGCTGGACGGCGTCCTGTTCGTCGACGAGGCGTACGCCCTGGTCAACAGCGGGTACTCGGGCGGCGACGCGTTCGGGAACGAGGCGCTCCAGGTGCTGCTCAAGCGGGCCGAGGACGACCGGCACCGCTTGGTCGTCGTCCTCGCGGGTTACTCCGAGGAGATCGCCGGACTCCTGGACAGCAACCCCGGGCTGGCGTCGCGCTTCACCACGCGGGTGGACTTTCCCGCGTACGCGGCCGATGAACTCGACCGCATCGCCCGTTCGTTCCTGCATGACCAGGGCGACGTCCTCGCGCAGGACGCGGCCGCCGCCCTGGCCTCGTGCTGTGATCTCGCCGTGGACGACGGGCTGATCGACCGGTTGGGCAACGGCCGTTTCGCGAGGGAGCTGAGCCGGAAGGCGGCGGCCCTGCGCGATCTGCGCGTCTTCGACCTGTACGGCAGTTCCGGCACCCCCTCGCCCGCGGAGGTCACCACCCTCCACCTCGGCGACATCATGGACGCCTACCAGGAACTCACGGAGGGCGTCCGGCCGAAGGCGTAA
- a CDS encoding YjbQ family protein: MADTFTTSVLHVTTGATETVTDLTRDCEEFLTRTAAGRDGLLNIFVPHATAGIAVLETGAGSDDDLLAALHTLLPADDRWQHRHGTPGHGRDHVVPAFVPPHATLPVIGGRLELGTWQSVCLVDTNVDNSHRQVRLSFLG, translated from the coding sequence ATGGCCGATACCTTCACCACGAGCGTTCTCCACGTCACCACCGGCGCGACGGAGACCGTCACCGACCTGACCCGCGACTGCGAGGAGTTCCTCACCCGCACGGCGGCCGGCCGGGACGGGCTGCTCAACATCTTCGTCCCCCACGCCACCGCCGGAATCGCCGTGCTGGAAACCGGCGCGGGCAGCGACGACGACCTCCTCGCCGCACTGCACACCCTGCTGCCCGCCGACGACCGCTGGCAGCACCGCCACGGCACCCCCGGCCACGGACGCGACCACGTGGTACCCGCCTTCGTCCCGCCGCACGCCACGCTGCCGGTCATCGGCGGACGGCTGGAGCTGGGGACGTGGCAGTCGGTGTGCCTGGTCGACACCAACGTGGACAATTCCCACCGCCAGGTGCGGTTGAGCTTCCTCGGCTAG
- a CDS encoding SpoIIE family protein phosphatase: MRHPRATTGSGSGLRRLLDLRTAAGQVFVLQVVIVVLLVAAAVTAQVVQASRDATREARHQSVSVAETFANAPGTAAALKSRNPTAILQPRAEAARKKAGVDFIVVLNTKGIRYTHPDPGRIGKKFIGTIGPSLDGRTTVEKVSGNLQPGKRVTVVQAVVPVIGADGSVVGAVSVGLTVMNVTGVSDQQLPIIFGTGAAALVLSTAGTALVSRRLRRQTHGLGPAEMTRMYEHHDAVLHAVREGVLIIDADGRLLLANDEAQRLLNLPKDVERRQVTDLGLDGDTMRLLASGEPVTDVVHPAGDRLLAVNKRPTALHGGPAGSVVTLRDTTELAAVTGRAEVARERLKLLYDAGVRIGTTLDVVRTAHELAEVAVPRFAELAVVDLLDAVARGQEPVRESWGRMRRTAISGDREASPLYPVGELITMVPTTPQMRALASGRAVLEADLTRAEGWREQDPDRARRVLAYGLHSLVTVPLRARGVVLGIVTFWRADDSPAFDEEDLSFAEELAARAAVAIDNARRFTREHAMAVALQRSLLPRVLPEQDALEVAWRYLPARAGVGGDWFDVIPLPGARVALVVGDVVGHGLHAAATMGRLRTAVRNFSALDLPPDELLWHVDELVAQIDGEESGANGPADGESEGVTGATCLYAIYDPVTGVCTVARAGHLCPAVAYPDGSVTYPDVPASPPLGLGGHPFETLELLLPAGSQLVLFTDGLVERRDRDIDVGLDALRTALAAGTDRTAEETCRAVTDATMPAHPADDIALLVARTRLLAPSRVAEWDVPADPAAVAPVRAECGARLREWGLEEIGFSTELILSELITNAIRYGSPPIRVRLLHDRSLICEVSDGSSTSPHLRRAATTDEGGRGLFLVAQFAHRWGTRYVPDGKIIWTEQPLHGAVAAAMSATPADVLLDRFDDPPL; this comes from the coding sequence ATGAGGCACCCCAGAGCGACCACCGGCTCCGGTTCGGGGCTGCGACGCCTGCTGGACCTGCGCACCGCCGCCGGGCAGGTGTTCGTGCTCCAGGTCGTGATCGTGGTGCTGCTGGTGGCGGCGGCCGTGACGGCGCAGGTGGTCCAGGCCTCGCGGGACGCCACGCGCGAGGCCCGGCATCAGTCGGTGTCGGTGGCCGAGACGTTCGCCAACGCGCCGGGCACGGCCGCGGCGCTGAAGAGCCGGAATCCGACGGCGATCCTCCAGCCGCGCGCCGAAGCGGCCCGCAAGAAGGCCGGTGTCGACTTCATCGTCGTCCTGAACACGAAGGGGATCCGCTACACCCACCCCGACCCGGGCCGGATCGGGAAGAAGTTCATCGGCACCATCGGGCCGTCGCTGGACGGCCGTACCACCGTGGAGAAAGTCAGCGGAAACCTCCAGCCCGGCAAACGGGTGACGGTCGTCCAGGCGGTGGTCCCGGTGATCGGGGCCGACGGTTCGGTCGTCGGTGCGGTGTCCGTCGGGCTCACGGTCATGAACGTGACCGGCGTGTCCGATCAGCAGCTGCCGATCATCTTCGGCACCGGTGCCGCGGCGCTCGTGCTGTCCACCGCGGGGACGGCACTGGTGTCGAGGCGGTTGCGCCGGCAGACGCACGGGCTGGGCCCGGCCGAGATGACGCGGATGTACGAGCACCACGACGCGGTGCTGCACGCGGTGCGGGAGGGTGTGCTGATCATCGATGCCGACGGACGGCTGCTGCTGGCCAACGACGAGGCGCAGCGGCTGCTGAACCTGCCGAAGGACGTGGAGCGGCGGCAGGTGACGGACCTCGGTCTGGACGGGGACACCATGCGGCTGCTGGCATCGGGTGAGCCGGTCACGGACGTCGTGCATCCGGCCGGGGACCGCCTTCTCGCCGTGAACAAGCGGCCCACCGCCCTGCACGGAGGACCGGCCGGCAGCGTGGTGACACTGAGGGACACCACGGAGCTGGCGGCGGTCACCGGGCGGGCGGAGGTGGCACGGGAGCGCCTGAAGCTGCTGTACGACGCCGGGGTGCGCATCGGGACGACGCTGGATGTGGTGCGTACGGCCCACGAGCTGGCGGAGGTGGCGGTGCCGCGGTTCGCCGAACTTGCCGTCGTGGATCTGCTGGACGCGGTGGCACGGGGGCAGGAGCCGGTGCGGGAGTCCTGGGGGCGTATGCGCCGCACGGCGATCAGCGGGGACCGTGAGGCGTCGCCGCTGTACCCGGTGGGGGAGCTGATCACGATGGTGCCGACGACGCCGCAGATGCGGGCGCTGGCGTCGGGGCGGGCGGTGCTGGAGGCGGATCTCACCCGGGCGGAGGGGTGGCGGGAGCAAGATCCTGACCGGGCACGGAGGGTCCTGGCGTACGGGCTGCATTCGCTGGTGACCGTGCCGTTGCGGGCGCGCGGTGTGGTCCTGGGGATAGTGACGTTCTGGCGGGCGGATGATTCTCCGGCGTTCGACGAAGAGGACCTTTCGTTCGCGGAGGAACTGGCGGCCCGCGCGGCGGTGGCCATCGACAACGCGCGGCGGTTCACGAGGGAGCACGCGATGGCGGTGGCGCTGCAGCGGAGTCTGCTGCCACGGGTGCTGCCGGAGCAGGACGCGTTGGAGGTGGCATGGCGCTATCTGCCGGCCCGGGCGGGGGTGGGCGGGGACTGGTTCGACGTCATCCCGCTTCCCGGCGCCCGGGTGGCGCTCGTCGTCGGCGACGTGGTCGGTCATGGTCTGCACGCGGCCGCGACGATGGGCCGGCTGCGTACCGCCGTGCGCAACTTCTCCGCCCTCGATCTGCCACCCGACGAGCTGCTCTGGCACGTCGATGAACTGGTCGCACAGATCGACGGCGAGGAGAGCGGTGCCAACGGTCCGGCGGACGGGGAGAGCGAGGGGGTCACCGGTGCGACGTGCCTGTACGCGATCTACGACCCGGTGACGGGCGTGTGTACGGTTGCGCGGGCCGGACACCTGTGCCCGGCCGTGGCGTATCCGGACGGGAGCGTCACCTATCCGGATGTTCCGGCCTCCCCGCCGCTGGGCCTGGGCGGCCATCCTTTCGAGACGCTTGAGCTGCTTCTGCCGGCGGGGTCACAACTGGTGCTGTTCACGGACGGGCTGGTGGAGCGCCGGGACCGGGATATCGATGTCGGGCTGGACGCGCTGCGCACGGCGTTGGCGGCCGGAACGGACCGTACCGCGGAGGAGACCTGCCGGGCGGTGACCGACGCGACGATGCCGGCACACCCGGCCGACGACATCGCGCTGCTGGTCGCGCGCACCCGGCTGCTCGCGCCGTCGAGGGTCGCGGAGTGGGACGTGCCGGCGGACCCGGCGGCCGTGGCGCCTGTGCGCGCGGAGTGCGGCGCGCGGCTGCGGGAATGGGGGCTTGAGGAGATCGGGTTCAGCACGGAGCTGATCCTCAGCGAGCTGATCACCAACGCGATCCGGTACGGGTCGCCGCCGATCAGGGTGCGGTTGCTCCACGACCGCAGCCTGATCTGCGAGGTTTCGGACGGCAGCAGCACGTCCCCGCACTTGCGACGGGCGGCGACCACGGACGAGGGCGGGCGCGGACTGTTTCTGGTGGCGCAGTTCGCGCACCGGTGGGGGACGCGCTACGTGCCGGACGGCAAGATCATCTGGACCGAACAGCCCCTCCACGGGGCGGTCGCCGCCGCCATGAGTGCCACCCCGGCCGACGTCCTCCTCGACCGGTTCGACGACCCGCCCCTCTGA
- a CDS encoding putative leader peptide has translation MFRSALLTARGHIDLLRVASAACCRGC, from the coding sequence ATGTTCCGATCAGCTCTGCTCACTGCGCGCGGTCACATCGACCTGCTGCGAGTGGCTTCCGCCGCGTGTTGTCGCGGCTGCTGA
- a CDS encoding serine/threonine-protein kinase, with translation MSLRGGDPAEIGGYPLEARLGSGGMGTVFLARTSSGRPVAIKLIHQQFAADDEFRTRFRQEVAAARRVSGAFTAAVVDAAPEAEQPWMATTYIEGHTLAQRIAMKGPLDGAELRRLAIGLAEALRDIHRVGVVHRDLKPSNVVLSPEGPRVIDFGISRAVDQETLTMTGRVIGTPPFMSPEQLQAPRGVGPRSDVFSLGTLLVYAATGQGPFDADSPYLTAYQVVHEEPALGAVPAALRAVVEPCLEKEPEGRPSADELLVLLRDLPLDLGGTETGGVVTGRTRDMITQHHLATPATPTPAAPAPATPAPTAPTPVTPAADTAGPDTGSTATPIGRRLRRRWRPVLAAAVAVAAIGGGVAAVTADGFGGKGGVDKDNGVAAPGAALPAGFAPWRTTVPGGREDIPDELRCLAHGDALFCGGGGVVATRIKADDGSRVWTAKSPGIPVQGMHLVGATDDTVLGYRFADQDAPQGPPSEVVAIDANTGRELWSVPSGAQSTAVTGRTQDAVVVGSAVVTVDSSNSRFEARDAHSGKVAWRTRFPAGKQCAPVPAGAQLYAMCATDTEVDALEVRHPTLYTVDRASGTLGRPVAVDGPAVPMGVADGGLVLLQRRMEGTALAGYDGVARVDPTSREVTYSRLATTYAGTPGMADGTVYVSGQTGLVTALDPATGRKKWSRQTGVEGASGPVAGADAVYFSSATGRVVALSPRDGEPLWTTDPQADGLTGEQGASPRVTVAGRALVVAAAKNTLFAFDTQKPPKSG, from the coding sequence GTGTCGCTGCGCGGAGGTGATCCAGCCGAGATCGGCGGTTATCCGCTTGAGGCGCGGCTCGGCTCGGGTGGCATGGGCACGGTCTTCCTGGCCCGTACGAGCTCGGGGCGGCCTGTCGCGATCAAGCTGATCCATCAGCAGTTCGCCGCCGACGACGAGTTCCGCACCCGTTTCCGGCAGGAGGTGGCGGCGGCGAGGCGGGTGAGCGGCGCGTTCACCGCCGCCGTGGTCGACGCCGCACCCGAGGCCGAGCAGCCGTGGATGGCGACGACCTATATCGAGGGGCACACGCTCGCCCAGCGCATCGCCATGAAGGGCCCGCTGGACGGAGCGGAGCTGAGGAGGCTCGCCATCGGGCTGGCCGAGGCGCTGCGCGACATCCACCGGGTGGGGGTCGTCCACCGTGATCTGAAGCCCTCGAACGTCGTGCTCTCGCCCGAGGGCCCGCGCGTCATCGACTTCGGCATCTCACGCGCCGTGGACCAGGAGACGCTGACGATGACGGGACGGGTCATCGGTACGCCGCCCTTCATGTCGCCGGAACAGTTGCAGGCGCCGCGTGGCGTGGGGCCGCGGTCCGATGTCTTCTCGCTGGGGACGCTGCTGGTGTACGCGGCGACGGGGCAGGGGCCCTTCGATGCGGACAGCCCCTACCTGACGGCATATCAGGTGGTACATGAGGAGCCGGCGCTGGGCGCCGTGCCCGCGGCTCTGCGCGCGGTCGTCGAGCCCTGCCTGGAGAAGGAGCCCGAGGGGCGCCCCTCGGCGGACGAGCTCCTCGTACTGCTGCGGGACCTGCCGCTCGATCTCGGCGGGACCGAGACAGGTGGGGTGGTCACGGGCCGCACCCGCGACATGATCACCCAGCATCACCTGGCGACACCGGCCACCCCGACGCCGGCTGCCCCTGCGCCGGCCACCCCTGCGCCGACTGCCCCGACACCGGTCACCCCGGCCGCCGACACGGCCGGTCCCGACACCGGGAGCACCGCCACCCCCATCGGGCGCCGTCTGCGCCGCCGGTGGCGGCCCGTGCTCGCGGCCGCGGTCGCGGTGGCAGCGATCGGCGGCGGAGTCGCCGCGGTGACGGCCGACGGCTTCGGGGGGAAGGGCGGCGTCGACAAGGACAACGGCGTCGCGGCGCCGGGCGCCGCACTTCCGGCCGGTTTCGCACCGTGGCGCACGACCGTGCCGGGGGGCCGCGAGGACATCCCCGACGAGCTGCGCTGCCTCGCGCACGGCGACGCGCTGTTCTGCGGGGGCGGCGGAGTCGTGGCGACCCGTATCAAGGCCGACGACGGCTCGCGGGTGTGGACGGCGAAGAGTCCGGGCATCCCCGTCCAGGGCATGCACCTGGTGGGCGCCACCGACGACACGGTGCTCGGCTACCGCTTCGCGGACCAGGACGCCCCGCAGGGCCCTCCCAGTGAGGTGGTGGCCATCGACGCGAACACGGGCCGGGAGCTGTGGTCCGTGCCGTCCGGTGCTCAGTCGACGGCTGTGACGGGCCGGACTCAGGACGCCGTGGTGGTCGGCTCCGCCGTCGTGACGGTGGACTCCTCCAACTCCCGCTTCGAGGCCCGGGACGCGCACAGCGGCAAGGTGGCCTGGCGCACGCGGTTCCCCGCGGGCAAGCAGTGCGCACCCGTTCCGGCGGGTGCCCAGCTCTACGCGATGTGCGCGACGGACACGGAGGTGGATGCCTTGGAGGTTCGCCACCCCACCCTGTACACGGTCGACCGCGCCTCGGGGACACTGGGCAGGCCCGTCGCGGTCGACGGCCCCGCCGTGCCGATGGGCGTCGCCGACGGCGGGCTCGTACTCCTTCAGAGGCGCATGGAGGGAACGGCACTGGCCGGCTACGACGGCGTGGCGCGGGTCGACCCGACCTCGCGCGAAGTTACGTACTCCCGGCTGGCCACGACATACGCGGGGACGCCCGGTATGGCGGACGGCACCGTCTACGTGAGCGGGCAGACGGGTCTCGTCACGGCGCTCGACCCCGCGACCGGCCGGAAGAAGTGGTCCCGGCAGACGGGCGTGGAGGGCGCGTCGGGCCCCGTGGCGGGAGCCGACGCGGTGTATTTCAGCTCGGCCACCGGCCGGGTGGTCGCGCTGTCGCCGCGCGACGGCGAACCTCTGTGGACAACGGATCCGCAGGCCGACGGCCTGACGGGCGAGCAGGGCGCAAGCCCGCGCGTGACCGTCGCGGGGCGTGCGCTGGTCGTCGCCGCGGCCAAGAACACCCTCTTCGCCTTCGACACACAGAAGCCGCCGAAGTCGGGCTGA
- a CDS encoding SMP-30/gluconolactonase/LRE family protein, whose protein sequence is MRRLPIRSLAVLAAMGALALTGCGTEPGDPRDRAAPAGTDRTIRAHKVMRLTQVHEETGMTLLEGPTFDEDGHLIVVDVTAPAGKPKVIRVDVEKKTSRALHTDARGAYTSAQFSPYDGRLYLTDYAHGEVVSLAPDGSDPRTFFSGEVDGAQMNPDDIAFDEEGNLYVSDSRGLAEGVAHGRVVRIGRDGGKATVLAEDLAATNGISFDADYRGLWISELTQNRISYLRLDGKGGVASRHTAVRVDGGIAQTDSIAVDADANLYQGLHGRPAMVVYDQHGERLATVEVPARDKGLESVTNVAITPGGTRAYMTVSGPAGGYLYAFDAPAEGIRQSNGG, encoded by the coding sequence ATGCGACGACTCCCGATCCGATCCCTTGCCGTGCTCGCCGCGATGGGCGCGCTGGCCCTCACCGGATGCGGTACGGAACCGGGCGACCCTCGTGACCGAGCGGCCCCCGCAGGTACGGACCGGACCATCCGCGCGCACAAGGTCATGCGGCTGACGCAGGTGCACGAGGAGACCGGGATGACCCTGCTGGAGGGGCCGACCTTCGACGAGGACGGCCACCTGATCGTCGTCGATGTCACCGCACCCGCGGGCAAGCCGAAGGTGATACGCGTCGACGTGGAGAAGAAGACGTCGCGGGCGCTCCACACCGACGCCCGGGGGGCCTACACCTCGGCACAGTTCAGCCCGTACGACGGACGGCTCTACCTGACCGACTACGCCCACGGCGAGGTCGTGAGCCTGGCCCCGGACGGCAGCGATCCGCGGACCTTCTTCTCCGGCGAGGTCGACGGAGCGCAGATGAACCCCGACGACATCGCCTTCGACGAGGAGGGAAACCTGTACGTCAGCGACTCACGCGGCCTGGCCGAGGGAGTGGCGCACGGGCGTGTGGTGCGGATCGGCCGCGACGGCGGAAAGGCCACCGTCCTGGCCGAGGACCTCGCCGCGACGAACGGCATCTCGTTCGACGCGGACTACCGAGGGCTGTGGATCAGCGAGCTGACACAGAACCGGATCTCCTACCTCCGCCTCGACGGAAAGGGCGGGGTGGCTTCCCGGCACACCGCTGTCCGCGTCGACGGGGGGATCGCCCAGACCGACTCGATCGCCGTCGACGCGGACGCCAACCTCTACCAGGGGCTGCACGGCCGGCCCGCGATGGTCGTCTACGACCAGCACGGTGAGCGTCTGGCGACGGTCGAAGTACCCGCCCGCGACAAAGGGCTGGAGTCGGTGACGAACGTGGCGATCACGCCCGGCGGGACCAGGGCGTACATGACCGTCAGCGGGCCCGCCGGGGGGTATCTGTACGCCTTCGACGCGCCCGCGGAAGGCATCCGGCAGTCCAACGGCGGCTGA
- a CDS encoding flavin-containing monooxygenase: MTPTQASTPDGLTALRQRYRLERERRVRPDGTRQYRDAETEFGYYAADPYAGEPAARDPLRDTVDVAVVGGGFGGILAGARLRQQGVARVRIVEKGGDFGGTWYWNRYPGVHCDIESHVYLPMLDETGYVPEWKYAPGEEIRRHAVRVARQFDLYPDALFSTAVTSLTWDEESGTWIVATDRGDAFRATYVVTATGTLSEPKLPGIPGIEDFTGHTFHTSRWDYAYTGGTADGGMSGLSHKRVGIVGTGATGVQVIPLLAEDAGHVYVFQRTPSTVDVRANRRTTARDVGADREGWARERRENYLRIVSGETAEQDLVADRWTTSAGLLEKLLPSFRRQGDRTAFEAAYEKADAAKMNELRARVEQTVTDPETADRLKPWYRYACKRPTFSDRYYPAFNRDNVTLVDTADTHGIERVTENGVVVGDTAYELDCLIFATGFSVGTSGVLSGKLPVHGRGGVPLLHAWGRQGPRTLHGFTSNGFPNLILMGSLQNASSVNYTHILDEQAVHAAALVAAAEAGGALIEPSRESEDTWIAALAEDAPDHEWFHAECTPGYYNREGRGRPNGPFAYPHGACAFHDLLRRWREESMDEILRTRTPARP, from the coding sequence ATGACACCTACTCAAGCGTCGACACCCGACGGCCTCACCGCGCTGAGGCAGCGATACCGCCTCGAACGTGAACGACGCGTACGGCCCGACGGCACCCGCCAGTACCGCGACGCCGAGACCGAGTTCGGCTACTACGCCGCCGATCCGTACGCGGGGGAGCCGGCCGCACGCGATCCGCTGCGCGACACCGTCGACGTCGCCGTGGTCGGTGGTGGATTCGGCGGCATCCTCGCCGGGGCCCGGTTGCGGCAACAGGGTGTGGCGCGCGTCCGTATCGTGGAGAAGGGCGGCGACTTCGGAGGCACCTGGTACTGGAACCGCTACCCGGGCGTCCACTGCGACATCGAGTCGCACGTGTACCTGCCGATGCTGGACGAGACCGGATACGTGCCGGAGTGGAAGTACGCTCCCGGTGAGGAGATCCGCCGCCACGCGGTACGGGTGGCACGGCAGTTCGACCTCTACCCGGACGCCCTGTTCTCGACCGCGGTCACCTCGCTGACCTGGGACGAGGAATCCGGGACATGGATCGTGGCCACCGACCGCGGCGACGCGTTCCGGGCCACGTACGTCGTCACCGCCACCGGCACCCTCTCCGAGCCCAAGCTCCCCGGGATACCCGGCATCGAGGACTTCACGGGCCACACCTTCCACACCTCGCGGTGGGACTACGCCTACACCGGCGGCACCGCGGACGGCGGCATGAGCGGCCTCTCGCACAAGCGGGTGGGCATCGTCGGCACCGGAGCCACGGGCGTCCAGGTCATTCCCCTGCTGGCCGAGGACGCCGGACACGTCTACGTCTTCCAGCGCACCCCCTCCACCGTGGACGTGCGCGCCAACCGCCGTACCACCGCCCGGGACGTCGGCGCCGACCGCGAGGGCTGGGCACGCGAGCGCCGCGAGAACTACCTCCGTATCGTCTCCGGCGAGACGGCCGAACAGGATCTCGTGGCGGACCGCTGGACCACGTCGGCGGGACTCCTGGAGAAGCTCCTGCCGAGCTTCCGCCGCCAGGGCGACCGGACAGCCTTCGAAGCCGCGTACGAGAAGGCCGACGCCGCCAAGATGAACGAGCTCCGCGCCCGCGTCGAGCAGACCGTCACCGACCCGGAGACGGCGGACAGGCTCAAACCCTGGTACCGGTACGCCTGCAAGCGCCCCACCTTCTCCGACCGGTACTACCCCGCGTTCAACCGCGACAACGTCACCCTGGTCGACACCGCGGACACCCACGGCATCGAGCGCGTCACGGAGAACGGCGTCGTGGTGGGCGACACCGCGTACGAACTCGACTGCCTGATCTTCGCCACGGGATTCTCCGTCGGCACCTCCGGTGTCCTGTCCGGCAAGCTCCCCGTCCACGGCCGCGGCGGCGTCCCGCTGCTGCACGCGTGGGGGCGACAGGGTCCGCGCACCCTGCACGGCTTCACCAGCAACGGCTTCCCGAACCTGATCCTGATGGGCTCCCTGCAGAACGCCAGCAGCGTCAACTACACGCACATCCTGGACGAGCAGGCTGTCCACGCCGCCGCCCTCGTCGCCGCCGCCGAAGCCGGGGGCGCCCTCATCGAACCGTCCCGCGAGTCCGAGGACACCTGGATCGCCGCGCTGGCCGAGGACGCCCCCGACCACGAGTGGTTCCACGCCGAGTGCACCCCCGGCTACTACAACCGCGAAGGGCGCGGCCGGCCGAACGGCCCGTTCGCCTACCCCCACGGGGCGTGCGCCTTCCACGACCTCCTGAGGCGATGGCGCGAGGAGTCCATGGACGAGATCCTCCGGACCAGGACTCCCGCTCGTCCCTGA